Proteins encoded within one genomic window of Drosophila willistoni isolate 14030-0811.24 chromosome XL unlocalized genomic scaffold, UCI_dwil_1.1 Seg141, whole genome shotgun sequence:
- the LOC6648681 gene encoding AF4/FMR2 family member lilli isoform X1 encodes MMHKQQKKHSTIASVAAEAATVKNTTAEIKTTASGGATTTESATTLNLNSSSINTNMLATAATSASAAARKRSRSASNGSKRNATGSGSGRKLTKSMSAGAQLQMAPQTTATLSHHHPNQASQQQQLPPPPQQQQPQPPQQQQHFANHHTTQQQDQQQNPTQQQQQQQILPQQHLQHLQQPPQQSKHHPHQLHLPQHPQQQQQQQQQQQQQQQQHYHQQSLGLQVVVGGGGTGATAGGSSNPDSNMSTGSSHSEKDVNDILSGAAGVATAGGLPCPPFAMHSNNGGNDMFIQSSGKQPRTPADRKRKRKLPHNTTADDGGSAGGGSVNNSSLKGKSLGLNLCKVGLPGVLSVADRLSGTSVGGGGVTGGSGSSAGGGGGAGGGGGSSGSGSGAGGGKSARLLLPGGGGGVVSDNKKINDYFNKQQQSGVGVGVGVGIPGVTGGGGVGGGGVGNPSALRPPHAGSKSPSSAQQQTPTSVASSGVVGVPVGVGVGVGVGVGVGVGGAPSNQQQVQVQTSQVQTSQAYSMYPASPQTQAPSQVPPPGADFHYAQQQQQRQQQQQQQQQTSNQMVPPHVVVSGCSLGHVMGLTSLPPPPPTSQNQQQQQQQQQQQQQQQQQQQQQLGPPAVTSSGATVVSAHPHQLSSMGLGGVGVGGVGVGVGVGVQPLPPPPPMPTSIITYSKSTQTEVSLLELQEREAEHESGKVKLDEMTRLSDEQKCQILGNQKTIDQHKSHIAKCIDVVKKLLKEKSSIEKKEARQKCMQNRLRLGQFVTQRVGATFQENWTDGYAFQELSRRQEEITAEREEIDRQKKQLMKKRPAESGRKRNNNSNQNNQQQQQQNSNSNDSSQLTGGPGSDRLGGGGAGGGGSVDSGLGGTNAGGLGGGGGGVGGAGGGGGGGGSGRGLSRSNSTQANQAQLLHNGGGGSGGNVGNSGGVGDRLSDRGGGGGGLGGNDSGSCSDSGTFLKPDPVSGAYTAQEYYEYDEILKLRQNALKKEDADLQLEMEKLERERNLHIRELKRILNEDQSRFNNHPVLNDRYLLLMLLGKGGFSEVHKAFDLKEQRYVACKVHQLNKDWKEDKKANYIKHALREYNIHKALDHPRVVKLYDVFEIDANSFCTVLEYCDGHDLDFYLKQHKTIPEREARSIIMQVVSALKYLNEIKPPVIHYDLKPGNILLTEGNVCGEIKITDFGLSKVMDDENYNPDHGMDLTSQGAGTYWYLPPECFVVGKNPPKISSKVDVWSVGVIFYQCLYGKKPFGHNQSQATILEENTILKATEVQFSNKPTVSNEAKSFIRGCLAYRKEDRMDVFALARHEYIQPPIPKHGRGSLNQQQQQQQQQQQQQQQQQQQSSTSQANSAGQTSFSAHMFGNMNQSSSS; translated from the exons ATGATGCACAAACAGCAAAAGAAACATAGTACCATAGCTTCAgtagcagcagaagcagcaacagtAAAAAACACAACAGCAGAAATCAAAACAACAGCATCAGgaggagcaacaacaacagaatcAGCAACAACGTTGAATcttaacagcagcagcatcaacaccAACATGTTAGCCACAGCAGCGACATCTGCGTCAGCAGCAGCACGCAAACGCAGTCGCAGCGCTAGCAATGGCAGCAAACGCAATGCCaccggcagcggcagcggtcGCAAATTAACCAAGAGC ATGTCCGCCGGCGCTCAATTGCAGATGGCCCCACAGACCACAGCGACCTTAAGTCATCATCATCCAAATCAGGCGTCCCAGCAACAACAGTTGCCACCTCCCccgcaacagcaacagccacaacccccgcagcagcaacagcatttTGCCAATCATCACACAACGCAACAGCAAGATCAGCAACAAAACCCcacacaacagcaacaacaacaacagattTTGCCACAGCAACATTTGCAACATTTACAACAGCCGCCACAGCAATCTAAACATCATCCGCATCAGCTACACCTGCCCCAGCAtcctcagcagcagcaacagcaacaacaacaacagcagcagcaacagcaacaacattacCATCAGCAATCCCTGGGATTGCAGGTGGTGGTAGGTGGCGGCGGTACGGGTGCCACAGCTGGTGGCAGTAGTAATCCTGACTCGAATATGAGCACTGGCTCCTCGCACAGCGAAAAGGATGTCAATGATATATTAAGTGGAGCAGCTGGCGTCGCGACAGCTGGAGGGTTACCCTGTCCGCCCTTTGCTATGCACTCCAATAACGGTGGCAACGACATGTTCATACAGAGCAGTGGGAAGCAGCCACGAACGCCGGCTGATcggaaacgaaaacgaaagcTGCCTCACAATACAACGGCGGATGATGGTGGATCAGCGGGCGGCGGCAGTGTCAACAATAGCAGTTTAAAAGGCAAATCCCTCGGTCTGAATCTGTGTAAAGTGGGTCTACCTGGCGTTTTATCGGTTGCGGATCGACTTAGTGGCACATCAgttggcggcggcggcgtcACTGGCGGAAGTGGGAGTAGTGCtggtggcggcggtggtgctggtggtggagGCGGTAGCTCTGGTTCTGGTAGTGGAGCTGGCGGCGGTAAAAGTGCACGTCTTCTTCTGCccggtggtggtggcggcgtTGTCAGTGACAACAAAAAGATCAACGATTATTTCAATAAGCAACAACAGTCGGGAGTGGGTGTTGGAGTCGGTGTGGGGATACCCGGTGTAAcgggtggtggtggtgtcGGCGGCGGTGGTGTTGGTAATCCATCGGCGTTACGACCACCACATGCCGGCAGTAAATCTCCATCATCCGCCCAACAGCAAACACCCACATCGGTGGCATCCAGTGGAGTTGTCGGTGTGCCCGTCGGAGTAGGAGTCGGAGTCGGAGTCGGAGTTGGTGTTGGAGTTGGTGGAGCGCCTTCTAATCAACAGCAGGTGCAGGTGCAAACGAGCCAAGTGCAAACGAGCCAAGCGTATTCAATGTATCCAGCTAGTCCACAGACGCAGGCGCCAAGTCAAGTGCCGCCACCAGGAGCGGATTTCCattatgct cagcagcagcaacaacgccagcagcaacagcaacaacaacaacagactTCCAATCAAATGGTTCCTCCTCATGTTGTGGTCAGTGGCTGTTCATTGGGTCATGTGATGGGTTTAACCTCGCTTCCTCCGCCCCCACCCACATCTCAgaaccaacaacagcagcagcaacaacaacaacagcagcagcagcagcaacaacaacaacaacaacaattgggTCCACCTGCCGTCACATCCTCTGGAGCAACCGTTGTCTCTGCCCATCCACACCAATTGAGCTCAATGGGATTGGGTGGTGTCGGTGTGGGCGGTGTTGGTGTGGGAGTGGGAGTGGGAGTACAACCATTGCCACCACCACCCCCAATGCCCACCTCAATTATCACGTACAGCAAATCGACGCAAACAGAGGTCTCACTGCTTGAGCTCCAGGAGCGCGAGGCTGAACACGAGTCTGGCAAAGTGAAGCTGGACGAGATGACAAGACTGTCCGATGAGCAAAAGTGCCAGATTTTGGGCAATCAGAAGACAATTGACCAGCACAAATCGCACATTGCCAAATGCATTGATGTGGTCAAAAAGCTGCTAAAAGAGAAGAGCAGCATTGAGAAAAAGGAGGCCCGCCAAAAGTGTATGCAGAATCGCCTGAGATTAGGCCAGTTTGTTACCCAACGGGTGGGCGCCACATTCCAG gAGAATTGGACGGACGGCTATGCCTTTCAGGAGCTAAGTCGACGGCAGGAAGAGATCACAGCGGAACGTGAGGAAATCGATCGTCAGAAGAAACAGCTGATGAAGAAGCGTCCGGCTGAGTCCGGACGCAAGAGGAACAATAATAGCAACCAGAacaaccagcagcaacagcaacagaattCCAATTCCAATGACTCATCCCAGCTGACGGGCGGCCCGGGCAGTGATCGTCTGGGCGGCGGCGGAGCTGGTGGTGGCGGTAGTGTAGATAGTGGCCTCGGTGGCACCAATGCTGGTGGCcttggcggtggtggtggcggtgtcGGTGGTGccggcggcggtggcggtggcggcggcagTGGCCGTGGCCTATCCCGCTCAAATTCCACGCAAGCGAATCAAGCCCAATTGCTACACAATGGTGGCGGCGGTTCCGGCGGCAATGTGGGCAATAGCGGCGGTGTCGGTGATCGGCTATCTGAtcgcggcggcggcggtggcggccTCGGTGGCAATGATAGCGGCAGTTGCTCCGATTCGGGCACTTTCCTCAAGCCAGATCCGGTCTCGGGTGCATATACGGCCCAGGAATACTATGAATATGATGAGATCTTAAAGCTACGTCAGAATGCACTGAAAAAGGAAGATGCCGATCTGCAGCTTGAAATGGAGAAGCTGGAAAGGGAACGGAATCTGCATATACGTGAGCTTAAGCGGATACTCAATGAAGATCAG tcCCGCTTTAACAATCATCCTGTGCTAAATGATCGATATCTGCTGTTAATGCTATTGGGCAAGGGTGGCTTCTCTGAGGTGCACAAGGCCTTTGACCTTAAGGAGCAACGCTATGTCGCATGTAAGGTGCACCAATTAAACAAGGATTGGAAGGAGGATAAGAAAGCTAATTATATCAA ACACGCCTTGCGGGAATATAATATCCACAAGGCTCTGGATCATCCGCGTGTTGTTAAACTCTATGATGTTTTCGAGATCGATGCAAATTCATTTTGCACTGTTCTTGAGTATTGCGATGGTCATGATTTAGACTTTTATTTAAAGCAGCATAAGACTATACCCGAGCGTGAGGCTCGCTCGATAATAATGCAG GTTGTATCTGCACTAAAGTATCTAAATGAGATTAAACCGCCTGTCATCCATTATGATCTAAAGCCAGGAAACATTTTGCTCACCGAAGGTAATGTTTGCGGCGAGATCAAAATAACCGATTTCGGTTTATCCAAAGTTATGGACGATGAGAACTATAATCCAGATCATGGCATGGATCTAACATCACAAGGAGCTGGTACATATTG gtatttACCACCCGAGTGCTTTGTTGTGGGTAAAAATCCACCAAAAATCTCATCCAAAGTGGATGTGTGGAGTGTTGGCGTGATATTCTATCAGTGTCTTTATGGCAAAAAGCCATTTGGTCATAATCAATCGCAAGCAACCATACTGGAGGAGAATACCATACTAAAGGCCACCGAAGTTCAGTTCTCTAATAAGCCAACTGTGTCCAATGAGGCCAAG AGCTTTATACGCGGCTGTTTAGCCTATCGCAAAGAGGATCGTATGGATGTTTTTGCTTTGGCAAGGCATGAGTATATACAGCCTCCTATACCAAAGCATGGGCGTGGTTCGCTtaatcaacagcagcaacagcaacagcagcagcaacaacagcaacaacaacagcagcaacaatccTCAACATCGCAAGCCAATTCGGCTGGCCAGACATCGTTCTCAGCCCACATGTTTGGAAATATGAATCAATCCAGCTCATCCTAG
- the LOC6648681 gene encoding homeotic protein female sterile isoform X3 produces the protein MCVQKNMRRLKKMSAGAQLQMAPQTTATLSHHHPNQASQQQQLPPPPQQQQPQPPQQQQHFANHHTTQQQDQQQNPTQQQQQQQILPQQHLQHLQQPPQQSKHHPHQLHLPQHPQQQQQQQQQQQQQQQQHYHQQSLGLQVVVGGGGTGATAGGSSNPDSNMSTGSSHSEKDVNDILSGAAGVATAGGLPCPPFAMHSNNGGNDMFIQSSGKQPRTPADRKRKRKLPHNTTADDGGSAGGGSVNNSSLKGKSLGLNLCKVGLPGVLSVADRLSGTSVGGGGVTGGSGSSAGGGGGAGGGGGSSGSGSGAGGGKSARLLLPGGGGGVVSDNKKINDYFNKQQQSGVGVGVGVGIPGVTGGGGVGGGGVGNPSALRPPHAGSKSPSSAQQQTPTSVASSGVVGVPVGVGVGVGVGVGVGVGGAPSNQQQVQVQTSQVQTSQAYSMYPASPQTQAPSQVPPPGADFHYAQQQQQRQQQQQQQQQTSNQMVPPHVVVSGCSLGHVMGLTSLPPPPPTSQNQQQQQQQQQQQQQQQQQQQQQLGPPAVTSSGATVVSAHPHQLSSMGLGGVGVGGVGVGVGVGVQPLPPPPPMPTSIITYSKSTQTEVSLLELQEREAEHESGKVKLDEMTRLSDEQKCQILGNQKTIDQHKSHIAKCIDVVKKLLKEKSSIEKKEARQKCMQNRLRLGQFVTQRVGATFQENWTDGYAFQELSRRQEEITAEREEIDRQKKQLMKKRPAESGRKRNNNSNQNNQQQQQQNSNSNDSSQLTGGPGSDRLGGGGAGGGGSVDSGLGGTNAGGLGGGGGGVGGAGGGGGGGGSGRGLSRSNSTQANQAQLLHNGGGGSGGNVGNSGGVGDRLSDRGGGGGGLGGNDSGSCSDSGTFLKPDPVSGAYTAQEYYEYDEILKLRQNALKKEDADLQLEMEKLERERNLHIRELKRILNEDQSRFNNHPVLNDRYLLLMLLGKGGFSEVHKAFDLKEQRYVACKVHQLNKDWKEDKKANYIKHALREYNIHKALDHPRVVKLYDVFEIDANSFCTVLEYCDGHDLDFYLKQHKTIPEREARSIIMQVVSALKYLNEIKPPVIHYDLKPGNILLTEGNVCGEIKITDFGLSKVMDDENYNPDHGMDLTSQGAGTYWYLPPECFVVGKNPPKISSKVDVWSVGVIFYQCLYGKKPFGHNQSQATILEENTILKATEVQFSNKPTVSNEAKSFIRGCLAYRKEDRMDVFALARHEYIQPPIPKHGRGSLNQQQQQQQQQQQQQQQQQQQSSTSQANSAGQTSFSAHMFGNMNQSSSS, from the exons ATGTGTGTGCAGAAAAATATGCGGCGCTTAAAAAAG ATGTCCGCCGGCGCTCAATTGCAGATGGCCCCACAGACCACAGCGACCTTAAGTCATCATCATCCAAATCAGGCGTCCCAGCAACAACAGTTGCCACCTCCCccgcaacagcaacagccacaacccccgcagcagcaacagcatttTGCCAATCATCACACAACGCAACAGCAAGATCAGCAACAAAACCCcacacaacagcaacaacaacaacagattTTGCCACAGCAACATTTGCAACATTTACAACAGCCGCCACAGCAATCTAAACATCATCCGCATCAGCTACACCTGCCCCAGCAtcctcagcagcagcaacagcaacaacaacaacagcagcagcaacagcaacaacattacCATCAGCAATCCCTGGGATTGCAGGTGGTGGTAGGTGGCGGCGGTACGGGTGCCACAGCTGGTGGCAGTAGTAATCCTGACTCGAATATGAGCACTGGCTCCTCGCACAGCGAAAAGGATGTCAATGATATATTAAGTGGAGCAGCTGGCGTCGCGACAGCTGGAGGGTTACCCTGTCCGCCCTTTGCTATGCACTCCAATAACGGTGGCAACGACATGTTCATACAGAGCAGTGGGAAGCAGCCACGAACGCCGGCTGATcggaaacgaaaacgaaagcTGCCTCACAATACAACGGCGGATGATGGTGGATCAGCGGGCGGCGGCAGTGTCAACAATAGCAGTTTAAAAGGCAAATCCCTCGGTCTGAATCTGTGTAAAGTGGGTCTACCTGGCGTTTTATCGGTTGCGGATCGACTTAGTGGCACATCAgttggcggcggcggcgtcACTGGCGGAAGTGGGAGTAGTGCtggtggcggcggtggtgctggtggtggagGCGGTAGCTCTGGTTCTGGTAGTGGAGCTGGCGGCGGTAAAAGTGCACGTCTTCTTCTGCccggtggtggtggcggcgtTGTCAGTGACAACAAAAAGATCAACGATTATTTCAATAAGCAACAACAGTCGGGAGTGGGTGTTGGAGTCGGTGTGGGGATACCCGGTGTAAcgggtggtggtggtgtcGGCGGCGGTGGTGTTGGTAATCCATCGGCGTTACGACCACCACATGCCGGCAGTAAATCTCCATCATCCGCCCAACAGCAAACACCCACATCGGTGGCATCCAGTGGAGTTGTCGGTGTGCCCGTCGGAGTAGGAGTCGGAGTCGGAGTCGGAGTTGGTGTTGGAGTTGGTGGAGCGCCTTCTAATCAACAGCAGGTGCAGGTGCAAACGAGCCAAGTGCAAACGAGCCAAGCGTATTCAATGTATCCAGCTAGTCCACAGACGCAGGCGCCAAGTCAAGTGCCGCCACCAGGAGCGGATTTCCattatgct cagcagcagcaacaacgccagcagcaacagcaacaacaacaacagactTCCAATCAAATGGTTCCTCCTCATGTTGTGGTCAGTGGCTGTTCATTGGGTCATGTGATGGGTTTAACCTCGCTTCCTCCGCCCCCACCCACATCTCAgaaccaacaacagcagcagcaacaacaacaacagcagcagcagcagcaacaacaacaacaacaacaattgggTCCACCTGCCGTCACATCCTCTGGAGCAACCGTTGTCTCTGCCCATCCACACCAATTGAGCTCAATGGGATTGGGTGGTGTCGGTGTGGGCGGTGTTGGTGTGGGAGTGGGAGTGGGAGTACAACCATTGCCACCACCACCCCCAATGCCCACCTCAATTATCACGTACAGCAAATCGACGCAAACAGAGGTCTCACTGCTTGAGCTCCAGGAGCGCGAGGCTGAACACGAGTCTGGCAAAGTGAAGCTGGACGAGATGACAAGACTGTCCGATGAGCAAAAGTGCCAGATTTTGGGCAATCAGAAGACAATTGACCAGCACAAATCGCACATTGCCAAATGCATTGATGTGGTCAAAAAGCTGCTAAAAGAGAAGAGCAGCATTGAGAAAAAGGAGGCCCGCCAAAAGTGTATGCAGAATCGCCTGAGATTAGGCCAGTTTGTTACCCAACGGGTGGGCGCCACATTCCAG gAGAATTGGACGGACGGCTATGCCTTTCAGGAGCTAAGTCGACGGCAGGAAGAGATCACAGCGGAACGTGAGGAAATCGATCGTCAGAAGAAACAGCTGATGAAGAAGCGTCCGGCTGAGTCCGGACGCAAGAGGAACAATAATAGCAACCAGAacaaccagcagcaacagcaacagaattCCAATTCCAATGACTCATCCCAGCTGACGGGCGGCCCGGGCAGTGATCGTCTGGGCGGCGGCGGAGCTGGTGGTGGCGGTAGTGTAGATAGTGGCCTCGGTGGCACCAATGCTGGTGGCcttggcggtggtggtggcggtgtcGGTGGTGccggcggcggtggcggtggcggcggcagTGGCCGTGGCCTATCCCGCTCAAATTCCACGCAAGCGAATCAAGCCCAATTGCTACACAATGGTGGCGGCGGTTCCGGCGGCAATGTGGGCAATAGCGGCGGTGTCGGTGATCGGCTATCTGAtcgcggcggcggcggtggcggccTCGGTGGCAATGATAGCGGCAGTTGCTCCGATTCGGGCACTTTCCTCAAGCCAGATCCGGTCTCGGGTGCATATACGGCCCAGGAATACTATGAATATGATGAGATCTTAAAGCTACGTCAGAATGCACTGAAAAAGGAAGATGCCGATCTGCAGCTTGAAATGGAGAAGCTGGAAAGGGAACGGAATCTGCATATACGTGAGCTTAAGCGGATACTCAATGAAGATCAG tcCCGCTTTAACAATCATCCTGTGCTAAATGATCGATATCTGCTGTTAATGCTATTGGGCAAGGGTGGCTTCTCTGAGGTGCACAAGGCCTTTGACCTTAAGGAGCAACGCTATGTCGCATGTAAGGTGCACCAATTAAACAAGGATTGGAAGGAGGATAAGAAAGCTAATTATATCAA ACACGCCTTGCGGGAATATAATATCCACAAGGCTCTGGATCATCCGCGTGTTGTTAAACTCTATGATGTTTTCGAGATCGATGCAAATTCATTTTGCACTGTTCTTGAGTATTGCGATGGTCATGATTTAGACTTTTATTTAAAGCAGCATAAGACTATACCCGAGCGTGAGGCTCGCTCGATAATAATGCAG GTTGTATCTGCACTAAAGTATCTAAATGAGATTAAACCGCCTGTCATCCATTATGATCTAAAGCCAGGAAACATTTTGCTCACCGAAGGTAATGTTTGCGGCGAGATCAAAATAACCGATTTCGGTTTATCCAAAGTTATGGACGATGAGAACTATAATCCAGATCATGGCATGGATCTAACATCACAAGGAGCTGGTACATATTG gtatttACCACCCGAGTGCTTTGTTGTGGGTAAAAATCCACCAAAAATCTCATCCAAAGTGGATGTGTGGAGTGTTGGCGTGATATTCTATCAGTGTCTTTATGGCAAAAAGCCATTTGGTCATAATCAATCGCAAGCAACCATACTGGAGGAGAATACCATACTAAAGGCCACCGAAGTTCAGTTCTCTAATAAGCCAACTGTGTCCAATGAGGCCAAG AGCTTTATACGCGGCTGTTTAGCCTATCGCAAAGAGGATCGTATGGATGTTTTTGCTTTGGCAAGGCATGAGTATATACAGCCTCCTATACCAAAGCATGGGCGTGGTTCGCTtaatcaacagcagcaacagcaacagcagcagcaacaacagcaacaacaacagcagcaacaatccTCAACATCGCAAGCCAATTCGGCTGGCCAGACATCGTTCTCAGCCCACATGTTTGGAAATATGAATCAATCCAGCTCATCCTAG